From the genome of Peptoniphilus sp. ING2-D1G:
CTCCGGCACCACGATAATGCTTGTGACTCACGATCCGAAAGTCGCAAAAATAAGCCATAGAGTGCTTTTTATGAAAGACGGACAAATAGCCGATGAAGCCGAGTTTTTAGGAAAATCCGATGATGAAAGAGAACAAATTCTATTAGAAAAAATGCGTGAATTAAATATATGATTTAAGAGAGCGCAATATTATAAACCTCTCACACAAAAATATACCTTTTCACCACTATTTGACACATAAAAAATGAACTTCTTTATCTGATAATCAGACTTAAAAGTTCATTTTATTATGTGTTTTTATAATTTAAATTAAATCAACTATCGCGATTTTATATAAATTGCTCAGTTTATTTTAATTGCTAAAAGTTCCTTATAAAAAGATTCACAACTCTATTCAATGTGCTTTTATTATTGCTGTTGCGACTTCCAGCATCTCCACCGCCATGTTGAAGTTATCGCCTATGAGATTAAAGACTGCATCTTCCGAAAGAACACCGCATTTTAAATCCGTGGGAAATTCTCCCTTATCAAAGCTTTCAACATCCCTTAAATATTCTCCCTTTAAGTAATAGTCTTTCAACTCGGAATACTCTTTCTGATGTTGTTTGAATTCATCAAGAGCCTTTTTTAGTCTGCCCAGTCTGAGATTATGTTCGTCAAGGATTTTTTCCATTTTTTCTATTTTTTTAATACGTTCGGGAATACTCATTATTTCACCATCCATTAGTTTTATAAAGCCTTTCCCATAAAATGGGGTGCTTCTTTGGAAACATATGCAATTTCTAATTCTACCTAAACATGAAGTAGTAAATTAAAAATAAAACAACAATTCCTATAAATACCGATATCAAGCTTGAAGGCTTGTCTTTTTTAGTATTCTCATCAAGATTTTCTCTTTTATTTCTTATATCTACTTGAGTTTCATCTTTTTCAACTACTTCATCCAAAGCTTCCGCCCTTGCTTGCTCTTTGTTATTTTCAACTATCTCTTTTTTATTATTAACGGTAAAATCTTCACTTGTATCAACAAAACCTAAATCAGATAATAATTGATTCTCTCTCGCCTTCTCCTTATCTATAAATTTCTCAGCTTCTACTAAAGCCTCTCCCTTTAAATTAACCGCAAGTTCTTTAACTGCTTCTTGATTCCTTAAGGCATCACATACATCTCCTAAAACTCCCTGTCTCTTCTTTGCGTCTTTGTGATGCTTCAATTGACTTTGAGTAATATGCTCGCTGAAGAATTCTGAAATATATCTGTATTTCTTGCTTTTTAATCTAATTCTATGAACATAAGGAAAATTAAATCCCTCCATTTGCCACAATGATTCTAAAGTAAATCTGTACCAATTATGAAGCCTTTCATCCATTAGATAAATCCCGTCTATGTTGTGCCAATCAGTTATACTTAAACTGTTAATAAATAAGTTTAAACCATTCTTTAACTCTTCTACAGTTTTATTGTCCTTTAAAACTTCCAATAATCTTTCTTCTTCTTTTTTTCTTTCAGCCACTAAAGCATTTCTAAGAGCCAATTCTTCAGTATCTCTGACTTTATCCCATTGTTGAGTTAAAACATCCAGTTCTCTGAGCAGTTCCGCATCTCTTCCCTTTTGTCTGAATATGTCTTGGATTTGAGTATAAAAAGACGGTGATAATATGGGCTTGACTAAAGAAATTAGAGCTCGAAAACTTCTGATAGAAACCCTGTATTGGTGGACTGATTCTATCTCCGATGGATTTTCTATATAGTTATCCAAATTTTTTAGTATTTTCTTAAATCCCTCTTCAATTTTCGGAAGCATTAATTCCTGTAAAGAAATGCCTGTTTCTTGTCTGGAGGGAACCATAATTTCTTCAGGATAAGCAAAAAATATCCAGTCCTTGGCCTTATATGACCAAAGGATAAACTCTTTGCCCATATTGTCAACTTCTGATAAAACAGCCATTGATTTGTTAAAATCTATGTTTACACCGGTTTTATTATATAAATCGCGGGATAGTTTTTCAGGACCATCTACAATAATCCTATATTCTTCCTTTGGATATGAAGATATTTCTTCTAAAGGTCGTAGGTCTGTATTTCCTATTATTTTTGCAAAATCCTCTGCTAAACTCCTATAATTGTCAGCATAGTAAAGTTTTTTTCTGTCTTCAGGCATTGAAAGCGCTAAAGCTTCAACTCGCTTAATCCTTTTCTCTCGTTTTTGATAATCGACATTATGCAAACTAAAAGGATGTAATCTTAAAGTAAACATCTCATCACCCCATTCATATGTGTAAATATATATTATACTATAAAAAGTACATCTCTTATTTATTATGTGTTAAATAGAATTTAAATAATAATATGTTTGTTAAAATTTTATTCTATTTTTAAAGTATTTGAAAAAATGCAAAAGCTTTTTAATTTCAAAAAAACTTTTGCATTGATTGATTTATTTTTAAAGTTTATTTATAAAATTCTATATTCTCTTGGGTTAACTCTTATTTGATACCAGTCTTCTATGCCATTATTTTTTCTTTCATAGTCATGATTATAAGATGCTTCCATTAATTCATAGTATGCCCAGTGTTTGTTGATTAAGTCTATATCTGTAAACTTAGCTGCTATGGCTGTAAGTTCTCCCCTTGTTATGAGTTCATCGCCTTTAAAGGTTTCATCCGAACCCTTTGTTATATTTTTGTCTTGTAAGAATCCCACATAGTCTGAGTATCAATCTGTTGGTTGAAGATCTTTAAATTAAGTAGAATATATTTGTCCTTCTTTTATATAATAACTATTTTTTTGCAGAGTATGAAGTCTCCTTTAAC
Proteins encoded in this window:
- a CDS encoding Hypothetical protein (Family membership), whose protein sequence is MSIPERIKKIEKMEKILDEHNLRLGRLKKALDEFKQHQKEYSELKDYYLKGEYLRDVESFDKGEFPTDLKCGVLSEDAVFNLIGDNFNMAVEMLEVATAIIKAH
- a CDS encoding putative membrane protein (Hypothetical protein) translates to MFTLRLHPFSLHNVDYQKREKRIKRVEALALSMPEDRKKLYYADNYRSLAEDFAKIIGNTDLRPLEEISSYPKEEYRIIVDGPEKLSRDLYNKTGVNIDFNKSMAVLSEVDNMGKEFILWSYKAKDWIFFAYPEEIMVPSRQETGISLQELMLPKIEEGFKKILKNLDNYIENPSEIESVHQYRVSIRSFRALISLVKPILSPSFYTQIQDIFRQKGRDAELLRELDVLTQQWDKVRDTEELALRNALVAERKKEEERLLEVLKDNKTVEELKNGLNLFINSLSITDWHNIDGIYLMDERLHNWYRFTLESLWQMEGFNFPYVHRIRLKSKKYRYISEFFSEHITQSQLKHHKDAKKRQGVLGDVCDALRNQEAVKELAVNLKGEALVEAEKFIDKEKARENQLLSDLGFVDTSEDFTVNNKKEIVENNKEQARAEALDEVVEKDETQVDIRNKRENLDENTKKDKPSSLISVFIGIVVLFLIYYFMFR
- a CDS encoding Hypothetical protein (Family membership); protein product: MGFLQDKNITKGSDETFKGDELITRGELTAIAAKFTDIDLINKHWAYYELMEASYNHDYERKNNGIEDWYQIRVNPREYRIL